The nucleotide window CGCAATCACGTTATATTTAGCATTTAATCCAACAAAAATAGTAGATCGTGTCGGGAAAATTTTAACACCCGCTCTACTTTTGATTATTTTAGCACTTGCTTTAAAAAGTGTGATTACGCCGCTTGGTCCGATTGGGGAAGCACAAGGACACTATCAAACTTCACCGTTTTTTGAAAGCTTTATCCAAGGCTACTTAACAATGGATGTCCTTGCTGCACTTGTATTTGGCATCGTTATTGTCCAAGCATTAAATGGTCGCGGTTTAACGGATAGAGCGGCACAAATTAAAATCGTTATATTCTCTGGCATCGTCGCAGCGCTTGGCTTAGCATTTGTTTACATCTCACTTGCTTATATTGGTGTGACAAGCACAAGTGTCATCGGCTTCCACAAAGATGGCGGTGTCATCATTGCTGAAGCAACGAAGGCCCTTTTTGGCAAGGCAGGTAGTGTCATTTTAGCTGCAACAATCATTTTAGCTTGCTTAACAACAGCTGTCGGGCTGCTATCAGCGAACGCGTCATTTTTCAACAAGCTATTCCCACGCGTTTCCTATCAAGTTTTTTTAATTGTATTTACATTACTCGGCTTAGGAATTGCTAATTTTGGCTTAGAATCAATTATTTCATACTCATTACCAGTTTTACTTGCTATTTATCCAATTGCCATCGTGCTGATGCTATTAGCATTATTCGCAAATCGCTTTGAGCATAGCTCACTCGTTTACGGATTGCCTTTAGTTGTAACGGCTGCCATTAGTATTTATGATGGTTTAAAGACGATGGGCATTCAAATAAATATGTATGAGAGTATAATAAGTAAGCTTCCATTGTATGAGCAAAGCATCGGTTGGATTATTCCTGCCTGCATCGCAACATTGCTTGGCTTAATGATTTACAGTGTTCAAAAGAAATATCGCAATGCTTAATCTACTTATAAGGGTGTGAAGCGCATGAGAAATTTATTAAAGGCAATGCTTTTTAGCTTCTTTTTATTACTACCAATCACAGCAAATGCAAATACGTTAGATGAAGTGAAGCACATTATTAACAAAGAATATGTTGGCAATATCAATGGTAATTTAAACAAAGCTACAACAATTGAAGAAGTAATGGATATGCTTGATGCATATTCAACTTTCTTCACTGCAAAAGAATTCGAACAATATATTAATTCCATTGAAATGACTTCTGTTGGTATCGGTGTTGTTGTGGAAAAGCATGATAAAGGTATTTTAATTCAAGAAGTGATTAAGGGAGGTAGCGCATATAAAGCTGGTGTGAAAAGTGGGCAAATTATCGTAAGCATCAATGGGCAGTCTACTGTTTCCATGTCGGTTCAAGAAGCGACATCACTGATTATGGGTGAACAAAATACATCCATACGCCTTGGTATACTGAGTAATGGGCAAACAAAAAATATAACGCTTGTGCGTCAGCCATTTAGCATACCGAATATAACAACAAAGCTGCTTTATGGAAATGTAGGCTTTATTCATTTAAGCTCTTTTTCAGAGGATGCAGCACAGCTTGTCAAAAAAGCATTTAATGAGCTAAAATCACAGGGCGCAACGACATTTATTATAGATGTCCAAGATAATGGCGGTGGCTACGTCACAGCTGCCGAGGAATTAATCGGCATGTTCCCAAAGTCGCCCTATGCTTATAAGCTCCAAACGACAGCTGGCACAATGACGTATAATTCCATTTATCAGCCAATCAAATTTCCAAAGGATACGCGTGTACTTGTCAATCGCTTTAGCGCAAGTGCCTCTGAAATGCTCGCTGCAGCATTAGTGGATCAAAAGTCCGCTGTTGTCTATGGTGAAAAAACATATGGTAAAGGCACAATGCAAGGATTTTTCGAGCTTTCCGATGGCAGCTACTTAAAGCTAACAATTGGGAAGTTTTCTGGTCCAACTGGCAGTAAAATTAATGAAGTAGGTGTAAGTCCACATATTGCAACGACTACACCCATTATGACGGCACATTTCGACGCACTTGTTAACAACAAATTCAAAAACTATGAGGCTTTAAAGGCTACAAAAGTAAAGGAAGGCAACTCCTTCACTTTAACTTACAGCAAGGCTGTGACAACAAACAAAGTGGAGCTTATTGCGCTTGGCGACAACACTGTGCCAATTAAAGTAACACAAAAAAACAAGCAGCTCATTATCACACCTACAAAGCCACTTGTTAAAAATACGCAATATATGCTCCTTATCCCGCCAACAGCTAAGGCAAAAGGGCAGTATATGCATATTACAGTCAATTAAAGAGGGCAGTAGAGAAAATCGGTGTTTTCTCTACTGCCTTTCGAATTTATTTGCAAGTTCTCTGATACATTTGCGCTTTTTCCATTTTATTCATGAATCTGTCTAAAAAATACTGATTGTCACATAAATGAGACAATCAGTTAAATTTGATAGCTATGAGATACTTTCTTCAGCTATTTTTTACTTTTTTAATACTTTCTTTTTCACTTTAACGATCATTTGTTGTAGCTCTGAGAAACGCAAGGCTATTAATAATAACGCATAGCCTAACATTGTGACAATAAATGTCACAATCGCATGTGCCCAAATAAAATCAATTTGGATATATGCTGTCACAAGCCATGTAATCGCAATATAGCCAACTGTTAAGCAAACCATTTTCATAAATTGTAGTAGATTGCCATCCACAAGCTTCAGCTTATATTTCCACTGTAGCCATGCAACAAGCAATATGAAGTTTACTGCCGCACTAACAACTGTTCCCCATGCAATTGCATCTGCCCCATATTCCCCAATCATTAGCTGAATCACTGCAATATTTACACCAAACACGGTAATAAAGCTAAAAATAACAGGTGTCATGGAATTGCCTTTAGCATAGTAGAAGCGTGTCACATACATATTCGCTGCAAGGAAAAACATTGTTATACTAAAAATTACAAGCAGCTGTGATGTAATTGCTGTCGATGCCGCATCCCATTTGTCACCACGCTCAAAGACAATACGCACAATCGGCTCCGCTTGGAAATAAAAATAAACGGAAATCGGCATGACTAATATGTAAAGCAGGCGCAATCCACGTAAATATAGTCCTTTAACAGCCGCCATATCTCCCTCGCCTTCTTTTTTACTAAGCAATGGGAAAATAACCGTCGTTACAGCTGTCATTAAAATTGCCTGTGGAAACTGTGACATTTTTGTCGCATAGTTCACCGCAGATACTGCACTTACATCTAACATATTTGTGAAGAAGCGTTGAATTAAAATATACATTTGTGCCGTTGCGCCACCAAGCATAATCGGTAAGGCAACCTTCCAAAGCTCCTTCTGGTCTTCTGTATTAGGTAGCATTGGTCTGAATGACATATGCTCCGCTTTACGCACTCCAAATACGAGGAAAAAGAACATACAGGCTGCTCCAAGCAATGCCCCGACGCCATACCCAATTGGTCCGATAATAAATGATAGCCCGACTGAAATAATTAAAAAGGATAAATTGTAAATGAGCACAGAAAAGCTCGACAAATGGAACTTGCCTTGCACATTTAAAACACCACTTAGCCATGTCGACAATACAAGCATAATTGTTGATGGCATCATCCAATAATAAAGCGACTTCAAGCGTTCATATTCTTCACCTGCTGACACTTGGAAATACCGCTGTAAAATTGGTTCTGTAAAGACGATAAATAATAATGAAATAATTGCAATCGACACGAAAATGGTTGTAAATGTTCGTCTAATATATTCCGTCCGCGCTGCTGTTGTTTTATGATAAATCGAAATAAAGGCGGTCGTAAACGCTCCACCAATAACTAAATATAAAAAGTTTGGGATTGTGTAGGCATTAATAATGCTTGCAGCAAGCTCTGTCGTTCCATACTGCGTACCGATAATGACCTCACGCAAAAAACCAAACAGCCGAGCAAGTATATTAACAACCGCTACTGCTCCGACAATTTTCAAAATGCGGTTCACCCTTCATCAATCCTTATCTTTGGCATGTTTTTTGAATTTATTCTACGTTTTCGTGGGTTTATTCCACGTTTTTTATGATTTATTCCACGTTTTCAGGATTTTATTCCACGTTTTTCGAAGTTTATTCCACGTTCGCGTAAATTTCCTTTAATCGCTTCACAATATTTTGTGCATCATGCGTTATTAGTAGTTCCTGCACTTTTTGCTCGTTAATATCTAAGCCATTTAACGCTTGCTCCATCGCCTGCTGTAATGCAGCAGCATCTTTCGGTGGCACAAGCACACCCGCACCATCTGCTAGCATATACTTCAAGCCCCCGACGCTTGATGCAATGACAGGTGTGCCACAGCTCATCGCCTCCAATGCAACTAGTCCCAGCCCTTCAATATAGGATGGCAGCACAAATACATCTGCAGCTTGAAAATAACGTGCTAGCTCCGCTTGTGGCATCGGCTCAATAAAATGAATATGCTCGCTCTTTACTAAGGCTTTCACCTTTGCCGTAAAGCTTGCATCCTTTGTCGAGCCAATGCAATAAAGCGTAGCTGTGCCCTCTTCCAACTGCTGAAACGCTGTAATCAGCTCTGACACTCCTTTTTCTTCAATAATATTGCCAACAAATAAGAAGTTTGTACGCTCACAATCCACACCAAGCTCTTGTTGCATTTGCTGCTTGTCCCCAAGCTTAAATATATTGCGGTCAATGCCCATGCTCATGACAGAAAGGCGTGTAGGCTCAATGCCATAATCTTGCTGTATTGTTTGTGCTAGCTCCTCACCTACTGCAATGACGTGGTCTGCATGCTGCAATATTTTTGTCGTATAGCCTTGAATGCGGGCGCTTTTCTTCGCCATTTTATTAATATCGCCACCGTGTGCTGTCACAACATAGGGCACATTATAGCGTTTTTTTAAATAATAGCTAAACATGCCACTTGGAAAAACGTAATGTGCATGCGTTAGGCTAATATCACGTTTATTTTTACGAAATGTAGCTAGCACATTCAACGCCCATTTCGCATATTTTTTCAGCACATTTTTTTTACCTGTTGCAGGGTTATCATTTACTGCAAGCAATGTTTCAATGCCAGCCTCATTTAATTGCTGCACTTGATTTTTGACGAAAACACCATAAGCTAAATGCTCCTTTGTTGGGTACATATTGCTAATGATTAACGCTTTTTTCATCGCTTTGCACCTGCCTGTAAAAGCTTCAGACCAAGAGCAGATTTTTCCTTGAAGGCATCATTTGTTGCCTTTGCTAGCGCCTGTGCGCCTGACCAATCTTCCTGCAATTGATTGAATAATGTGCTAAAATAATCATCGCGCTCATGCAATGTATCAATTGCTAATGAATAATCACCCAGCCCTGCCATTTGTAAAAAATCATTGACCTTGACATGGTA belongs to Lysinibacillus louembei and includes:
- a CDS encoding glycosyltransferase, coding for MKKALIISNMYPTKEHLAYGVFVKNQVQQLNEAGIETLLAVNDNPATGKKNVLKKYAKWALNVLATFRKNKRDISLTHAHYVFPSGMFSYYLKKRYNVPYVVTAHGGDINKMAKKSARIQGYTTKILQHADHVIAVGEELAQTIQQDYGIEPTRLSVMSMGIDRNIFKLGDKQQMQQELGVDCERTNFLFVGNIIEEKGVSELITAFQQLEEGTATLYCIGSTKDASFTAKVKALVKSEHIHFIEPMPQAELARYFQAADVFVLPSYIEGLGLVALEAMSCGTPVIASSVGGLKYMLADGAGVLVPPKDAAALQQAMEQALNGLDINEQKVQELLITHDAQNIVKRLKEIYANVE
- the murJ gene encoding murein biosynthesis integral membrane protein MurJ; the protein is MKIVGAVAVVNILARLFGFLREVIIGTQYGTTELAASIINAYTIPNFLYLVIGGAFTTAFISIYHKTTAARTEYIRRTFTTIFVSIAIISLLFIVFTEPILQRYFQVSAGEEYERLKSLYYWMMPSTIMLVLSTWLSGVLNVQGKFHLSSFSVLIYNLSFLIISVGLSFIIGPIGYGVGALLGAACMFFFLVFGVRKAEHMSFRPMLPNTEDQKELWKVALPIMLGGATAQMYILIQRFFTNMLDVSAVSAVNYATKMSQFPQAILMTAVTTVIFPLLSKKEGEGDMAAVKGLYLRGLRLLYILVMPISVYFYFQAEPIVRIVFERGDKWDAASTAITSQLLVIFSITMFFLAANMYVTRFYYAKGNSMTPVIFSFITVFGVNIAVIQLMIGEYGADAIAWGTVVSAAVNFILLVAWLQWKYKLKLVDGNLLQFMKMVCLTVGYIAITWLVTAYIQIDFIWAHAIVTFIVTMLGYALLLIALRFSELQQMIVKVKKKVLKK
- the brnQ gene encoding branched-chain amino acid transport system II carrier protein, with the translated sequence MKFFRENLVVGFMLFALFLGAGNIIFPPLLGQQAGEHIIIAMIGFLITGVGLPLIGVITVAKSGGDLHELSSKVNPLFGLIFTSIIYLSIGPFFAIPRTAAVSYEIGIKAPFLSQQMAGNPLALFITTFIFFAITLYLAFNPTKIVDRVGKILTPALLLIILALALKSVITPLGPIGEAQGHYQTSPFFESFIQGYLTMDVLAALVFGIVIVQALNGRGLTDRAAQIKIVIFSGIVAALGLAFVYISLAYIGVTSTSVIGFHKDGGVIIAEATKALFGKAGSVILAATIILACLTTAVGLLSANASFFNKLFPRVSYQVFLIVFTLLGLGIANFGLESIISYSLPVLLAIYPIAIVLMLLALFANRFEHSSLVYGLPLVVTAAISIYDGLKTMGIQINMYESIISKLPLYEQSIGWIIPACIATLLGLMIYSVQKKYRNA
- a CDS encoding S41 family peptidase, which produces MRNLLKAMLFSFFLLLPITANANTLDEVKHIINKEYVGNINGNLNKATTIEEVMDMLDAYSTFFTAKEFEQYINSIEMTSVGIGVVVEKHDKGILIQEVIKGGSAYKAGVKSGQIIVSINGQSTVSMSVQEATSLIMGEQNTSIRLGILSNGQTKNITLVRQPFSIPNITTKLLYGNVGFIHLSSFSEDAAQLVKKAFNELKSQGATTFIIDVQDNGGGYVTAAEELIGMFPKSPYAYKLQTTAGTMTYNSIYQPIKFPKDTRVLVNRFSASASEMLAAALVDQKSAVVYGEKTYGKGTMQGFFELSDGSYLKLTIGKFSGPTGSKINEVGVSPHIATTTPIMTAHFDALVNNKFKNYEALKATKVKEGNSFTLTYSKAVTTNKVELIALGDNTVPIKVTQKNKQLIITPTKPLVKNTQYMLLIPPTAKAKGQYMHITVN